In Planctomycetia bacterium, one DNA window encodes the following:
- a CDS encoding DNA adenine methylase: MSLAENESSTRTRKARPPAVTTLQRPKVIPFGWYGGKYSHLDWLLPLLPKCHHYCEPYAGSGAVLLNRRPSPVETYNDLDGEVVNFFRVLRDEGDKLVRAIGLTPFSREEFAKACKLDPELDAFERARRFYVRARQVRIGLAQTATIGRWANCKDTSRAGMSGVISRWLGGVEDLGIIAERLLRVQIENRPAIQAIELYDSPGTLFYCDPPYIHETRGDSKAYGHEMTNRQHEELAEVLNKVKGLVAISNYPCELMDKLYPAPRWFKTITEERTNHATKGKRIEGLWTNYDPKLATGKENGNGHLFGDA, encoded by the coding sequence ATGAGTCTTGCAGAGAACGAATCCTCGACACGAACACGTAAGGCGAGGCCGCCTGCTGTCACGACCTTACAGCGCCCAAAGGTCATCCCTTTCGGATGGTATGGCGGGAAGTATTCGCACCTTGACTGGCTGCTCCCCCTGCTCCCAAAGTGCCACCACTACTGCGAACCATACGCGGGATCAGGCGCGGTACTATTGAACCGTCGTCCGTCACCGGTCGAGACCTACAACGATCTTGACGGCGAAGTCGTCAATTTCTTTCGCGTGCTACGTGATGAAGGAGATAAGCTCGTCCGAGCGATCGGTCTCACCCCGTTCTCTCGCGAAGAGTTTGCTAAGGCCTGTAAGCTAGACCCAGAGTTAGACGCTTTTGAACGCGCGAGGAGATTCTACGTTCGCGCCCGGCAAGTGCGGATTGGATTGGCTCAGACTGCGACGATCGGACGCTGGGCAAACTGCAAGGACACAAGCCGCGCGGGGATGAGCGGTGTTATAAGCCGTTGGCTTGGTGGAGTAGAAGACTTGGGGATAATCGCTGAGCGGTTACTGCGCGTGCAGATTGAGAACCGACCGGCAATCCAAGCGATCGAACTCTACGACTCTCCTGGCACCTTGTTTTACTGCGATCCACCCTATATCCACGAGACGCGCGGCGACTCGAAAGCATACGGCCACGAAATGACAAACCGTCAGCACGAGGAGCTTGCGGAAGTCCTCAACAAGGTAAAAGGGTTGGTGGCGATTTCGAACTATCCTTGCGAGCTGATGGACAAGCTCTATCCCGCGCCTCGGTGGTTCAAGACCATAACAGAGGAGCGCACCAATCACGCCACCAAGGGCAAGCGTATCGAGGGCCTTTGGACGAATTACGATCCGAAGCTAGCTACCGGAAAAGAGAATGGGAATGGACACTTGTTCGGCGACGCTTGA
- a CDS encoding restriction endonuclease, SacI family gives MDTCSATLERAYKDAEAQLLKPFVTNKEIAERIKFAAMCPSNRAGARFLLAATLAKVTQPNVDIRKPFIQAYPDDQKADAYPGRNYDEQYVFEFITRHKLPCSSTTAFLTPGFRTKNIVLDLTQKLRGRPPELYEFILEILDAIQSGKIKADVVMRETIRLLIVQREARALKLQKLKKDLQEQAGELPLSSEDTVKLIEQHLALKYAARLPVLVVAAAYTAASAKLGERVLSLNAHNAADKQTGALGDVEITLADDDNVVTAYEMKDKAVTIGDINIAIQKIADGADIQNYIFVTTDRIDAEVREYAAKQYKELGGVEIAILDCIGFLRHFLHLFHRLRTDFLDAYQELVLAQPESGVNQALKEAFLALRKAAQAEG, from the coding sequence ATGGACACTTGTTCGGCGACGCTTGAAAGGGCATACAAGGATGCTGAGGCACAGTTGCTCAAGCCCTTCGTAACCAACAAAGAGATTGCGGAGCGCATCAAGTTCGCCGCGATGTGCCCGAGCAATCGCGCGGGCGCACGGTTCCTATTAGCTGCCACTCTCGCGAAGGTCACGCAACCCAACGTAGATATCCGTAAGCCGTTCATTCAAGCGTATCCTGACGATCAGAAGGCAGACGCTTATCCAGGTCGCAACTACGATGAGCAATACGTCTTCGAGTTTATCACGCGGCACAAGCTCCCATGCAGTTCTACGACTGCCTTCCTGACTCCCGGCTTCCGAACGAAGAACATTGTGCTCGACTTGACCCAGAAGCTGCGCGGGAGACCCCCGGAGCTTTACGAGTTTATCCTTGAGATTCTCGATGCCATTCAATCGGGGAAGATCAAGGCTGACGTGGTGATGAGAGAGACAATCCGTCTACTCATCGTCCAGCGTGAGGCGCGCGCCCTGAAGCTCCAGAAGCTGAAAAAGGATTTGCAAGAGCAGGCGGGCGAGCTACCCCTGTCGTCGGAGGACACAGTCAAGCTCATTGAACAGCATCTCGCACTGAAGTACGCCGCGCGGTTGCCCGTGCTGGTTGTTGCCGCGGCCTATACCGCGGCGTCGGCTAAGCTTGGCGAACGCGTGCTAAGCCTAAACGCACACAATGCCGCCGACAAACAAACCGGGGCACTTGGCGACGTCGAGATCACCCTTGCCGATGACGACAACGTCGTGACCGCGTACGAAATGAAGGATAAAGCGGTCACCATTGGCGATATCAATATCGCGATCCAGAAGATCGCCGACGGAGCGGACATACAAAACTACATCTTCGTCACCACCGACCGCATCGACGCGGAGGTGAGAGAATACGCCGCCAAACAGTACAAGGAACTTGGAGGGGTCGAGATTGCGATTCTCGACTGCATCGGATTTCTGCGCCACTTTCTGCATTTGTTTCATCGGCTCCGCACCGACTTCCTTGACGCGTATCAGGAACTCGTCCTCGCCCAACCCGAGAGCGGCGTAAATCAAGCGCTGAAAGAAGCGTTTCTCGCGCTGCGCAAAGCTGCGCAGGCCGAGGGTTGA
- a CDS encoding DUF262 domain-containing protein: MFGLGGKLTIQPEYQRNYIYAEGGGKREQAVIQSLLKGYPLGLIYFNKVAKDKFEVLDGQQRITSIGRFVTDRFAFMENGNPRIFTSLPRDQQKKINESKLLIFECEGTETEIKQWFQTVNIAGVPLNDQELLNAVYSGPFVTRAKEEFSNSLNTNIQKWSAYIKGSANRQDFLATALDWVSKGDIGSYMSAHRGDENITELKNYFDAVIDWVSTVFEDVYPEMKGLEWGRLYEEYHDKSYNQAKMKEAVEKLMADEYVTNRKGIFEYVLGGLTDKKLLAVRVFDEKTKKVAYAKQTQAVKGKNKSNCPLCAVGDNANKARIYDFDEMDADHVAAWSKGGDSSANNCQMLCTTHNRAKGNR; encoded by the coding sequence CTGTTCGGGCTGGGCGGGAAGCTCACGATTCAGCCGGAGTATCAGCGGAACTACATCTATGCCGAGGGCGGCGGGAAGCGCGAGCAGGCGGTCATTCAATCGCTGCTCAAGGGGTATCCGCTCGGGCTGATCTACTTCAACAAGGTCGCGAAGGACAAGTTCGAGGTGCTCGACGGGCAGCAGCGCATCACCAGCATCGGGCGGTTCGTCACCGACAGGTTCGCGTTCATGGAGAACGGCAACCCGCGGATATTCACCAGCCTGCCCAGGGACCAGCAGAAGAAGATCAACGAATCGAAACTACTGATCTTCGAGTGCGAGGGGACGGAGACGGAGATCAAGCAGTGGTTCCAGACGGTGAATATCGCCGGCGTGCCGCTAAACGATCAGGAACTGCTCAACGCCGTCTACTCCGGCCCGTTCGTCACCAGGGCCAAGGAAGAGTTCAGCAACAGCCTGAACACGAACATCCAGAAGTGGAGCGCCTACATCAAGGGCAGCGCGAACCGGCAGGATTTTCTGGCGACGGCATTGGATTGGGTGAGCAAGGGGGACATCGGCTCTTACATGAGCGCTCACCGTGGTGATGAGAACATCACCGAGCTAAAAAACTACTTCGATGCCGTGATCGACTGGGTTTCGACGGTGTTCGAGGACGTTTACCCGGAGATGAAGGGGCTGGAATGGGGGCGGCTGTACGAGGAATACCACGACAAAAGCTACAACCAGGCGAAGATGAAAGAGGCCGTGGAAAAGCTGATGGCGGATGAGTACGTCACCAACCGCAAGGGCATCTTCGAGTATGTGCTGGGCGGCTTAACCGACAAGAAGCTGCTGGCCGTGCGGGTGTTCGACGAGAAGACGAAGAAGGTCGCGTACGCCAAGCAGACGCAGGCGGTGAAGGGCAAGAACAAATCCAACTGCCCGCTGTGCGCGGTCGGCGACAACGCGAACAAGGCGCGCATCTACGATTTCGACGAAATGGACGCCGACCACGTGGCCGCGTGGAGCAAGGGCGGCGACTCGTCAGCCAATAACTGCCAAATGCTCTGCACGACCCACAATCGGGCCAAGGGCAATCGATAG